A stretch of the Fusarium musae strain F31 chromosome 2, whole genome shotgun sequence genome encodes the following:
- a CDS encoding hypothetical protein (EggNog:ENOG41~BUSCO:EOG09263CUU): MVTLEDVEGSLLRKPSETSHQVPTRTASVYKPLQSFVLDKQRSYQQQYGDMYFLRLTKIKPAVDKVAAEAWKGTTIGEEEAQRVERVLDVRQGELCWVTGTVYMEMPLKPNILEDVSKDRWISAPVLTPKYFSQDDQVMLEDESGRIRLVGDVLKTVNLVTGCIIGVMGTENANGELEVIDIKFPDLPPQPDRWSLSKPNLEKAKIKDEDEDMADTSEAKKGSSKIAIVSGLSFSGTDASHALELELLSEYLLGEAMTPSSQVNVSHISRLIIAGNSISTTDRKPPAADEALPEKKAQKKYGYDASAYNPLPSQLFDAFIAELLPSIPITMLPGAQDPANASYPQQPVHPAMFPSARAYAHDPTTPATQPGWFDTVTNPWEAELEGWRFLGTGGQNVDDVFKYVGSDDRLGMMEAMCRWRCCAPTAPDTLWSYPFQDDDPFVMQTCPHLYFVGNQPHFSTKVIHGPEGQFVRLVTVPSFAETKELVLIDTETLEVERVKISTT, translated from the exons ATGGTGACCCTCGAAGATGTCGAAGGGAGCCTCTTGCGAAAGCCTTC CGAAACTTCTCACCAAGTGCCTACCCGGACTGCCTCCGTTTACAAGCCCCTACAATCCTTTGTCCTCGACAAGCAACGCTCTTACCAGCAGCAGTATGGCGATATGTACTTTTTGCGCCTCACCAAGATAAAACCAGCTGTCGATAAAGTAGCTGCAGAAGCCTGGAAAGGCACGACGATTGGTGAAGAGGAGGCACAGAGAGTTGAACGAGTGCTTGATGTCCGGCAGGGAGAGCTGTGCTGGGTAACTGGCACCGTATACATGGAGATGCCACTGAAGCCGAATATTCTGGAGGACGTGTCTAAGGAT CGTTGGATCTCCGCCCCTGTTCTGACACCGAAATATTTCTCCCAAGACGACCAGGTCATGCTGGAGGATGAGTCGGGCCGCATCAGGCTGGTTGGCGATGTGCTGAAGACCGTAAACTTGGTCACTGGATGTATTATTGGGGTTATGGGCACCGAAAATGCCAACGGTGAATTAGAGGTCATTGACATCAAGTTCCCTGACCTTCCTCCGCAACCTGACCGTTGGAGCCTTTCGAAGCCCAATTTAGAAAAGGCTAAGATaaaggacgaggatgaggatatggCCGATACCtccgaagccaagaagggcaGCAGCAAGATTGCTATTGTTTCTGGCTTATCTTTCTCAGGTACTGATGCTTCTCacgcccttgagcttgaactCCTTTCCGAGTACTTGCTTGGTGAAGCTATGACCCCTTCAAGCCAGGTCAATGTCTCTCATATTAGCCGTCTTATCATAGCAGGAAACTCTATCTCGACAACAGACCGAAAACCTCCTGCTGCAGACGAGGCGCTCCCGGAAAAGAAAGCCCAGAAGAAGTACGGCTACGACGCCAGCGCCTACAACCCACTCCCCTCCCAACTCTTCGACGCGTTCATTGCCGAACTTCTCCCTTCCATTCCTATCACGATGCTCCCTGGTGCCCAGGATCCCGCGAATGCTAGTTACCCGCAGCAACCCGTGCATCCAGCAATGTTCCCTTCGGCACGAGCGTATGCCCATGACCCAACAACTCCAGCCACCCAACCCGGCTGGTTTGACACTGTCACTAATCCGTGGGAAGCGGAGCTCGAAGGATGGAGGTTTCTTGGTACTGGTGGCCAAaatgttgacgatgttttCAAGTACGTTGGCAGTGATGACCGTCTTGGCATGATGGAAGCTATGTGTCGATGGCGTTGCTGTGCCCCGACTGCACCCGATACGCTAT GGAGCTACCCCTTCCAGGACGATGACCCTTTTGTGATGCAGACTTGCCCTCACCTCTATTTCGTCGGCAACCAGCCACACTTCTCTACCAAGGTTATCCACGGACCTGAGGGTCAGTTTGTGAGACTTGTGACCGTACCGAGTTTTGCAGAAACAAAGGAGCTGGTCTTGATCGATACAGAAACACTTGAGGTGGAGAGGGTCAAGATATCTACAACATAA
- a CDS encoding hypothetical protein (EggNog:ENOG41~BUSCO:EOG09263X4B) produces MTPPPKPPRVEVNNLSYTFPDYSTGVNNITLDLPPRSRTLLIGANGAGKTTLLRLLAGKRLAPSDTISICGVDPFKEGLEGVTYLGLEWVLNPIVRTDIGVNELLRSVGGDAYPDRRDELVAMLDVDTNWRMHAVSDGERRRVQLAMGLLRPWTVLLLDEITVDLDVLSRAEFLAWLKRETEIRECTIVYATHILDNLAGWPTHLAHMHLGTVKEWDEADKMLATIDGTVGASGNSRLGELVLSWLREDLKERGPRSNMKRGPEGKTYGFGGIQIGGYGDESKQREA; encoded by the coding sequence ATGACACCTCCTCCTAAGCCTCCCCGTGTTGAAGTCAACAACCTCTCATACACTTTTCCCGACTACTCGACTGgtgtcaacaacatcactTTGGATCTCCCTCCGCGGTCTCGTACCCTTCTGATCGGTGCTAATGGAGCTGGTAAGACAACTCTGCTTCGTCTTCTTGCCGGCAAACGTCTTGCGCCCAGTGACACCATCTCTATTTGCGGTGTAGATCCTTTCAAAGAGGGTCTTGAGGGTGTCACTTATCTTGGCCTGGAATGGGTTCTTAACCCCATTGTTCGAACCGACATCGGCGTCAATGAGTTGCTTCGCTCTGTTGGTGGCGATGCATACCCTGATCGACGAGACGAGCTCGTTGCGATGCTTGACGTCGACACTAATTGGCGTATGCATGCTGTTTCAGATGGTGAGCGTCGCCGAGTCCAGCTCGCCATGGGTCTACTGAGGCCGTGGACGGTTCTACTCCTCGATGAGATCACTGTCGACCTCGACGTTCTGAGCCGTGCTGAGTTTCTAGCCTGGCTCAAGCGTGAGACGGAGATTCGAGAATGCACCATCGTCTACGCCACTCATATTCTGGATAACCTTGCCGGTTGGCCGACTCATCTTGCCCATATGCACCTTGGTACTGTCAAGGAGTGGGACGAGGCTGACAAGATGCTCGCCACCATCGATGGTACTGTGGGTGCCTCTGGCAATAGCCGTCTCGGAGAGCTCGTCCTGAGCTGGCTTCGAGAGGACTTGAAGGAGCGAGGGCCACGGAGCAACATGAAACGTGGCCCTGAAGGCAAGACCTACGGGTTTGGAGGCATCCAGATCGGTGGTTATGGCGACGAGTCGAAGCAGCGTGAAGCCTAG
- a CDS encoding hypothetical protein (EggNog:ENOG41), which produces METDIDPASAGHQEIRLLVDEVIESAKIPAKTRATNVKSTIASLTSLSYEWGLLPETLDDLIILVTTPNHLDQASQAAIIRNLYPVAPISRKSVLQVISCLGHGSLKPSLTLQAALLKWLITVHHTLESPQTLSQTYSVLFNLLDTAATRPNLSHLLALITRRKHVQPFRIQAL; this is translated from the exons ATGGAGACGGATATAGATCCCGCATCAGCGGGTCACCAGGAGATTCGTCTTCTCGTGGATGAGGTTATTGAAT CAGCCAAAATACCCGCCAAAACACGCGCGACCAACGTCAAATCTACTATTGCTAGCCTTACCTCACTCTCATATGAATGGGGCCTTTTACCTGAGACCCTTGACGatctcatcattctcgtGACAACTCCAAATCACCTTgaccaagcaagccaagctgCTATCATCCGAAACCTGTATCCCGTGGCACCTATCTCTCGAAAGTCTGTTCTTCAAGTCATCTCGTGCCTTGGACACGGATCCCTCAAGCCATCTCTTACTCTACAGGCTGCTCTTCTCAAGTGGCTCATTACGGTGCACCACACTTTGGAGTCACCACAAACGCTTTCTCAAACCTACTCGGTTCTGTTTAATCTTCTCGATACTGCAGCCACTCG ACCTAACCTTAGCCACCTCCTGGCTCTCATTACCAGACGCAAACATGTTCAGCCTTTTAGAATACAGGCCTTGTAA
- a CDS encoding hypothetical protein (EggNog:ENOG41) — translation MLRRLASLSHQDSNETSHEHMSPQPGDGPSSPDTSRQGGLAHVLRGLTSSKLSKSSPSIASPSSANAQPTAEFVHAPAPAVSTNPPHGLSSGHMESFELLKNGSPNDRIAAANSLKYAIAEYPLNPVLDIWYAAKDLIDPAKPAAARAAGWELLTECVKHEASSDLERQEYFTTLSAPANSEDFHLQLAALVDLTRRGRILTGFDYELLPLLTNWLWESYNVVRAARRKASRSSKGAARNRAVASGEEKNLAQLFNFLIDVIKFSFNNADESAVTGLIDRLLAICMSTSVEEDLRSSIAVIDAIVTFGSIPEDKLKGCVQVLSSIYCMVGSLQKDSWNTLSNLFRSHNGQATIRILLDILRNNPTNGAKEKDVNREIRGALAVLQKVLSKSSENGYPGIPFALLADGLAIVAKTGTSIKTPTAILQLLNALFDDGKGHIHRLILDEDWSVILEAAATCSKRAIPGPRDSDGYRSPVRDEKPEEALSRELIILIKQLDVLINQKSDVFIPRATIISFLTEVHQFLPDETASSVLNYFQQFRCCSPSDLQWEENLTLVLKGFFGNRDRSSQIRLRALETIMDAYEVVDLVGDDPEESFIPQLAKSILQDVSEETDVLVLEGIMSLMVSVVVSCDMELFDYIVNALRGIVIGDKLKSPIPSSASHSPFAQGSSEEHLPQGQSPSNVVAKGYVKIFVQTMDYDSAKSLRLYHALINIVKSSHCEVDARLTAMKLLFRLRADWANRIFIAKTLETNFVAASLCRTPETYAKKQAEEAVQSIRLLRNEHGGSSRSARGISFSQGQGHERGMPVRSASVAAGSGLLGSSGSAARYHQLWSLPDPEALPDTVTGVFSPVLVSHSPGSAELVMDEEVQETKTNIETTALDIAAWLEAVLGLLHGCDWEVYSFALVHLPSQLSNHAIFRDAIPQIQELRRLICEQIRTNSFQEPPNASGLRRADVAICLFHSLTMILSYHDHFQKGDEDEIVKTFVHGIATWERSAKCCIHALSICCHELPLSTSKSLVQLLTKMSTIITQPHVSIHILEFLACLSRLHNVYVNFREEEYKIVFGICIRYLQSVRDKKASNRNSHASEPSTPATSTGNLSDAIHPSATDDLPQYVYALAYHVILFWFLALKLPDRATLVGWLVRNIYNEIEDAHTDNEQALTSIDFMQRYTYADVEESSQDPLFTSDRFGEIIKKRWLVGYSIVTVNQATTTGWAQIVKRQPSGTSAFTIRETFDPPPPHQTPNYVDISREGQVSTNTILPSHIMVQLMSSIPQGHDLARPIPLPEDDAVERAIRVFDRSSTVDGHKVGVIYIGEGQTDEVEILGNVSGSSDYMEFLNNLGTLTKLKGATFNTHGLDREFDSDGQYTFCWRDRVTEIVFHVTTQMPTNLEHDPRCTMKKRHIGNDFVNIVFNDSGLPFKFDTFPGDFNFVHIVITPASRASFIAARDASKHSQPFYRVQVLSKPGFPEISPASEMKIVSLKALPGLIRLLALNASVFSHVWANREGGEHVSSWRSRLRAIKRLREKYTPSKSGQITPSASQNSSLGGAPTLHQQQQLLPQGDMSSSRPASTVRDSFTSLRRTSVATFFTSTSEQTSHRSSMLSSSTTTNDTEIGPFHGQDSHTDTVDFSKWA, via the coding sequence ATGTTGCGCCGATTAGCCTCACTTAGTCACCAAGACTCCAACGAGACTTCACACGAGCACATGTCACCGCAGCCAGGAGATGGTCCATCATCCCCAGATACGTCCCGTCAGGGTGGCCTTGCGCATGTCCTCCGGGGTCTGACAAGTTCTAAGCTCTCCAAATCTTCGCCGTCTATAGCATCACCCTCTTCAGCAAACGCCCAGCCGACCGCCGAGTTCGTCCATGCTCCAGCACCAGCCGTCTCCACAAACCCACCTCATGGGCTGTCCTCTGGTCACATGGAGTcctttgagcttctcaagaatggCTCACCCAACGACCGCATTGCTGCCGCCAACTCGTTGAAATACGCAATTGCCGAGTACCCTCTCAATCCTGTCTTGGATATTTGGTATGCTGCGAAAGACCTTATCGATCCCGCAAAACCTGCAGCAGCGCGGGCAGCTGGCTGGGAGCTCCTTACGGAATGTGTGAAGCATGAGGCCTCTTCTGACCTCGAACGGCAAGAATATTTCACAACCCTGTCAGCTCCTGCAAACTCGGAAGATTTTCACCTACAGTTGGCTGCTCTTGTTGACCTAACCCGACGCGGCCGAATTTTGACAGGCTTCGATTatgagcttcttcctcttttgaCTAATTGGCTATGGGAATCCTATAACGTGGTGCGTGCAGCTAGAAGGAAAGCGTCTCGGAGTTCAAAGGGCGCTGCTCGAAATCGTGCTGTCGCTTCTGGCGAAGAAAAAAACCTCGCTCAGCTATTCAACTTTCTCATCGACGTCATAAAGttcagcttcaacaatgCAGACGAATCTGCTGTGACAGGATTGATCGATCGACTACTGGCAATTTGCATGAGCACGAGCGTGGAAGAGGATCTCAGATCGAGCATAGCGGTCATTGATGCAATTGTAACGTTTGGGTCTATACCAGAAGATAAGCTCAAAGGCTGTGTTCAAGTGCTTAGCTCTATCTATTGTATGGTGGGAAGCCTTCAAAAAGACTCCTGGAATACGCTCTCAAATCTGTTCAGAAGCCATAATGGACAGGCGACCATCCGCATTTTATTGGATATTCTACGAAATAATCCTACAAACGGGGCCAAGGAGAAAGATGTTAACCGAGAGATACGCGGCGCCCTTGCCGTACTGCAAAAGGTCCTGTCCAAAAGCTCGGAGAACGGCTATCCGGGGATACCTTTCGCATTGCTGGCGGACGGTCTTGCCATAGTTGCGAAAACCGGCACTTCCATCAAAACTCCGACAGCTATTCTTCAGTTGCTTAATGCTCTATTTGACGATGGCAAAGGTCATATACATCGCTTAATCCTCGACGAGGACTGGTCCGTAATACTCGAGGCTGCCGCGACATGCTCCAAACGAGCAATACCTGGGCCGCGCGACTCTGATGGATACCGCAGCCCTGTCAGGGACGAGAAGCCTGAGGAAGCTCTGAGCCGAGAACTTATAATCCTCATCAAGCAGCTTGATGTGCTCATTAACCAAAAATCGGATGTGTTTATTCCTCGGGCAACCATTATTTCGTTTCTAACCGAAGTCCATCAATTTCTCCCTGACGAAACTGCATCGTCTGTCTTGAATTACTTTCAGCAGTTCAGATGCTGTTCACCTTCAGATCTCCAATGGGAGGAAAATCTAACTTTGGTTCTAAAAGGATTCTTTGGCAACAGAGATCGGTCCTCACAGATTAGGCTTCGAGCCTTGGAAACCATCATGGACGCCTACGAAGTCGTGGATCTAGTGGGCGATGATCCCGAAGAGAGCTTCATCCCACAACTGGCTAAGAGCATCCTTCAGGATGTTTCTGAAGAGACGGATGTGCTGGTCCTTGAAGGAATCATGTCGCTCATGGTTTCAGTTGTAGTATCGTGTGACATGGAGTTATTCGACTATATCGTCAATGCGCTCCGAGGCATTGTTATTGGCGACAAGCTCAAATCACCGATTCCATCGTCAGCATCTCATAGTCCGTTCGCTCAAGGATCTTCCGAAGAGCATCTGCCACAAGGACAGTCGCCATCAAACGTGGTTGCCAAGGGCTACGTGAAGATATTTGTGCAGACTATGGATTATGACAGTGCGAAATCCTTGAGACTATATCATGCGCTGATAAACATTGTGAAGTCGAGTCACTGCGAGGTCGATGCTCGGTTGACCGCTATGAAGCTCTTGTTCAGGCTGCGTGCTGATTGGGCCAACCGAATTTTCATCGCAAAGACACTTGAGACTAATTTTGTTGCCGCCTCCTTGTGTCGAACCCCTGAAACATACGCCAAGAAGCAGGCCGAGGAAGCTGTACAGTCTATACGCTTGTTAAGAAATGAACATGGTGGGTCGTCCAGGTCTGCTCGCGGCATTTCGTTCAGCCAGGGGCAAGGCCATGAAAGAGGCATGCCAGTTCGCTCTGCAAGTGTCGCTGCTGGAAGTGGCCTGCTTGGCAGTAGTGGTAGTGCAGCTCGTTATCATCAGCTTTGGAGCCTTCCGGACCCAGAGGCTCTACCTGACACCGTGACCGGCGTGTTTAGCCCAGTTCTAGTTTCTCACAGCCCTGGCTCCGCTGAACTCGTgatggatgaagaagtccaagagaCCAAAACGAATATTGAGACTACTGCCCTCGATATTGCCGCTTGGCTCGAGGCTGTCCTCGGCTTGTTGCACGGTTGCGACTGGGAGGTGTACAGTTTTGCACTGGTTCACCTTCCATCACAACTCAGCAACCATGCCATTTTTAGAGACGCCATTCCCCAGATTCAGGAGCTGCGAAGACTCATTTGCGAGCAAATCCGAACCAACTCCTTCCAAGAGCCTCCAAATGCCTCAGGGTTGAGACGAGCTGATGTGGCGATTTGTCTCTTCCACAGTTTAACGATGATTCTCAGTTACCATGATCACTTTCAAAagggcgatgaggatgaaataGTCAAAACATTTGTACATGGCATCGCCACTTGGGAGCGGAGTGCAAAATGCTGCATCCATGCCTTGTCCATATGCTGTCATGAATTGCCACTCTCAACAAGCAAGTCACTGGTTCAGCTATTGACCAAAATGTCTACTATCATCACCCAGCCGCATGTCTCCATCCATATCCTCGAGTTCCTGGCTTGTCTGAGCCGTTTACACAACGTGTATGTCAACTTcagagaagaggaatacAAGATTGTGTTTGGGATTTGCATTCGCTATCTGCAATCTGTGAGGGACAAAAAGGCTTCCAACAGGAACAGTCATGCCAGCGAACCGTCTACTCCAGCAACCTCAACGGGTAACCTTTCGGATGCCATACACCCGAGCGCAACAGACGATTTACCACAGTACGTGTATGCATTAGCATACCATGTGATACTTTTCTGGTTCCTTGCGTTGAAACTGCCAGACCGTGCCACCttggttggttggcttgTCAGAAACATATACAACGAGATTGAAGATGCGCACACAGATAACGAACAAGCACTTACTTCGATCGACTTCATGCAAAGGTATACATACGCTGACGTGGAGGAATCATCCCAAGATCCTCTCTTTACATCGGATCGATTCGGAGAGATCATAAAGAAGAGATGGTTGGTTGGTTACAGCATCGTCACCGTAAATCAGGCCACAACCACTGGCTGGGCTCAAATTGTCAAGAGACAGCCTTCAGGCACCTCGGCCTTCACGATTCGAGAAACGTTTGATCCACCACCTCCGCATCAGACACCCAATTACGTGGACATTAGCAGGGAGGGACAAGTCTCAACGAATACTATCTTACCCAGTCACATCATGGTACAACTGATGTCGTCCATCCCTCAAGGTCATGATCTCGCGCGACCTATTCCGCTCCCTGaggatgatgctgttgaaaGGGCTATTCGAGTCTTTGATCGAAGCTCTACTGTTGATGGGCACAAAGTTGGTGTTATCTACATCGGAGAGGGACAGACTGATGAAGTTGAAATTCTTGGGAATGTGTCTGGTAGCAGCGATTACATGGAGTTCCTCAACAATCTTGGCACAttgaccaagctcaaggggGCGACGTTCAACACTCATGGACTAGATCGCGAATTTGACTCTGATGGCCAGTATACCTTTTGCTGGCGAGATCGTGTCACAGAAATCGTGTTTCACGTCACCACACAGATGCCTACGAACCTGGAACATGACCCACGTTGCACAATGAAGAAACGCCATATTGGCAATGATTTTGTTAACATTGTGTTCAACGATTCGGGTCTGCCTTTCAAATTTGATACTTTTCCGGGCGACTTCAATTTTGTCCATATTGTCATTACACCAGCATCAAGGGCTTCGTTTATTGCGGCTAGAGACGCTTCCAAACATAGTCAGCCCTTTTATCGCGTCCAGGTCTTGAGCAAGCCTGGATTCCCAGAGATCTCGCCCGCTtcagagatgaagattgtGTCACTTAAGGCTCTCCCAGGTCTGATCCGTTTGTTGGCTCTTAATGCTTCGGTGTTCTCTCACGTCTGGGCCAACCGTGAGGGAGGTGAGCATGTCAGCTCGTGGAGAAGTCGCCTCCGTGCTATCAAAAGGCTTCGGGAGAAATACACACCTTCAAAATCCGGGCAAATAACACCATCGGCCTCACAGAATTCATCTCTTGGAGGCGCGCCTACGTtacaccagcagcagcagctcctgCCACAGGGAGATATGTCGTCGTCGCGACCAGCCAGCACCGTCCGCGATAGCTTCACGAGTCTACGCCGCACAAGTGTAGCCACCTTTTTCACAAGCACAAGTGAGCAGACCTCACATCGATCCTCAATGTTGTCATCATCTACAACAACAAACGACACTGAGATTGGTCCATTTCACGGGCAGGATTCCCACACTGACACCGTCGATTTTTCCAAATGGGCCTAG
- a CDS encoding hypothetical protein (BUSCO:EOG09260OQ8) codes for MAADIGQIAQLLDATLDPTEHRKAETALKQEATKPQYSLSLLNIVNSGTLPPKTRLAAALAFKNFIRTNYVDEEGNYKLPQDEVQVIKERLIGLMISSPPNIQAQLGDAISVIADSDFWRRWDTLTQELVSRFSATDPKVNVGVLEVAHSIFARWRPLFRTDELYMEINHVIETFGQAFVQLLVTTDKKIAENNDKKEVLHGWFEALDLQIKILHDMSCHDLPPIFEENLGSISELLHKYLTYSNPLLETDDDTETSIVDTVKADICEILELFTVKYDEDFSKYCQPFIEKAWNLLSSTGPETKYDLIVSKALHFLTAIASSAQHSGIFNSEDVLTQIVEKVILPNVALRESDIELFEDEPIEFIRRDLEGSDTDSRRRSATDFLRKLQERFEAPVTTVVSKYITHYLSQGSSDWKSKDTAIYLFLSIAAKGAVTAAQGVKTVNPLVNVVEFFEQHIAQDLISTQGIEPISKVDAIKYLYTFRSQLSKEQWKVALGPLIQNLNSDNYVVYSYAAIAVERVLFLTDDLGNPMFPRADIEPFAKDLLGHLFKLIEKESSPAKLQENEFLMRCVMRILIVIKDGAIPLLDNVLTHLILITNVMKQNPSNPRFYYYHFEAIGALVRYCAPSNAALFNEKLWGPFHQILVEDVTEFMQYVFQILAQLLESSPSETISENYKALLVPLLNPTLWETRGNVPACTRLLSAVIPRASKAIQAEGQIAPVLGIFQKLLSGKKSEVLAFDILDSIVKSFEPAVLNDYFGTILRLVYTKLQGTPAESLKLRFVRFYHLVSARLEAGYGADYFIQQSNSVEDGVFTKVYPTFVLGETDKIARPVDRKVAVVSLTKTLCDSSAFAQQFAKGWANSCRKLLSLLVNPPTVAAGAGDEVVAEADVDDIGFGMSFTALNTCRGLAKDDFPEILDVTKWVKEYMASANQRHGGAIERFVSERLSPEEQEAIAKYIQ; via the exons atggctgccgATATTGGCCAGATCGCTCAACTTCTTGACGCAACTCTCGATCCCACAGAGCACCGTAAAG ctgAGACTGCCCTCAAGCAAGAGGCTACCAAACCTCAGTACtctctcagccttctcaacattGTCAACTCCGGCACCCTACCGCCGAAGACTCGACTCGCTGCTGCATTGGCCTTCAAGAATTTTATTCGAACAAACTATGTG GACGAGGAAGGCAACTATAAGCTACCTCAAGATGAAGTTCAAGTCATCAAGGAGCGCCTCATTGGCCTCATGATCTCATCCCCCCCCAATATCCAGGCCCAGCTTGGTGACGCTATCAGCGTTATTGCAGACTCTGACTTCTGGCGACGATGGGATACCCTCACCCAG GAACTCGTCAGCCGGTTTTCCGCTACTGACCCCAAGGTCAATGTCGGTGTTCTCGAGGTTGCACATTCTATCTTTGCTAGATGGCGACCTCTCTTTCGAACAGACGAACTTTATATGGAGATCAATCATGTGATTGAGACCTTTGGACAAGCTTTCGTTCAGCTTCTTGTG ACGACCGATAAGAAGATTGCCGAGAACAACGACAAGAAGGAAGTGCTGCATGGCTGGTTCGAGGCCTTGGACCTTCAAATCAAAATTCTCCATGACATGTCTTGTCATGATCTACCTCCTATCTTTGAGGAGAATCTCGGCAGCATCTCTGAACTTCTTCAcaagtaccttacctactccAACCCCCTGCTGGAGACTGATGACGACACCGAGACGAGCATAGTTGATACCGTCAAGGCTGATATTTGCGAGATCCTTGAACTCTTCACCGTCAAATACGATGAGGATTTCTCCAAGTACTGTCAGCCCTTCATTGAGAAAGCGTGGAACCTTTTGTCTTCAACAGGCCCCGAGACCAAATACGACCTCATTGTCAGCAAAGCCCTGCATTTCCTGACCGCTATTGCGTCGTCTGCACAACATTCAGGAATCTTCAATAGCGAGGATGTTTTGACACAGATTGTCGAGAAGGTTATTCTACCCAACGTGGCGCTCCGCGAATCGGATATCGAGCTCTTTGAGGACGAGCCTATTGAATTCATTCGCAGGGATCTGGAGGGGTCTGATACAGACTCCCGTCGTCGATCTGCTACCGACTTTCTTCGAAAGCTTCAAGAACGATTTGAAGCGCCTGTGACAACGGTGGTGTCCAAATATATTACTCACTACTTGTCTCAAGGAAGCAGTGATTGGAAGTCCAAGGATACTGCTATCTATCTCTTCCTGTCTATCGCTGCCAAGGGTGCGGTAACTGCTGCTCAAGGTGTAAAGACTGTTAACCCCCTTGTCAACGTCGTTGAATTTTTTGAGCAACACATTGCCCAAGATCTTATTAGCACACAAGGTATTGAACCGATCTCAAAGGTCGACGCCATTAAGTACCTGTACACTTTCCGAAGTCAGCTGTCCAAAGAGCAGTGGAAGGTGGCTCTGGGCCCACTGATTCAAAACCTGAACTCAGACAACTACGTCGTTTACTCTTATGCTGCTATCGCAGTGGAGAGGGTGTTGTTTCTCACCGACGATTTGGGCAACCCCATGTTTCCCCGTGCAGACATTGAGCCCTTCGCCAAGGATCTTCTCGGCCATCTCTTCAAGCTCATTGAAAAGGAATCAAGCCCCGCCAAGCTACAGGAGAATGAGTTTTTAATGCGTTGTGTTATGAGAATTTTGATCGTTATCAAAGACGGAGCTATCCCTCTACTGGACAATGTGTTGAcccatctcattctcatcaccaaTGTGATGAAGCAAAACCCCAGCAACCCCCGCTTCTATTATTACCATTTCGAGGCTATTGGTGCTCTTGTCCGATACTGTGCCCCTAGCAATGCTGCTCTTTTCAACGAGAAGCTGTGGGGACCCTTCCATCAAATCTTGGTCGAGGATGTCACGG AATTCATGCAATATGTCTTCCAGATTCTTGCGCAGCTTCTCGAATCTAGCCCCTCCGAGACCATCTCGGAGAATTACAAGGCCCTGTTAGTTCCTCTCCTAAATCCCACACTGTGGGAGACTCGAGGAAACGTTCCCGCGTGCACACGTCTCTTATCGGCTGTCATTCCTCGGGCATCCAAGGCTATTCAGGCTGAGGGACAAATTGCGCCCGTTCTTGGAATCTTCCAGAAGCTGCTCAGTGGCAAAAAGTCTGAGGTACTTGCCTTTGACATCTTGGATTCCATCGTGAAGAGCTTTGAGCC AGCTGTCCTGAATGATTACTTTGGTACAATTCTCAGGCTAGTGTACACGAAGCTTCAAGGAACCCCTGCCGAGTCTCTAAAACTCCGCTTTGTCCGCTTCTACCATCTTGTATCTGCTCGTCTTGAGGCTGGCTATGGAGCCGACTACTTCATCCAGCAGTCAAACTCAGTAGAAGACGGCGTTTTCACCAAGGTCTACCCTACTTTTGTCCTTGGTGAAACAGACAAAATTGCACGCCCAGTTGATCGAAAGGTTGCTGTTGTCTCTCTTACCAAGACTCTGTGTGACTCGTCAGCGTTTGCTCAACAGTTCGCGAAGGGCTGGGCCAACAGTTGTCGCAAGCTTCTTTCACTACTTGTTAACCCCCCTACTGTCGCTGCTGGCGCTGGCGATGAGGTCGTTGCGGaagcagatgttgatgacattGGCTTCGGCATGTCTTTTACTGCACTCAACACCTGCAGAGGATTGGCTAAGGATGATTTCCCCGAGATTCTCGACGTCACCAAATGGGTAAAGGAGTACATGGCTAGCGCCAATCAGCGACATGGCGGCGCAATTGAGCGCTTCGTCAGTGAGCGATTGAGCCCTGAGGAGCAAGAAGCTATCGCCAAGTATATCCAATAG